TATATTTTATTTTATTTCTGCTTGTCTTGTCTTTGAGTTTAGTATTGATTTATATATAAATTTCATGTGAAAGATGTTTAGAGTCATTTGTTATGAATCATGGTAGTAGTTCTTCAACGTCTAAGTCGCCTCCTTTCACGGCAATAATGGAGGAAAGGTTGGAACTTGATGTAAAAAAACGACAGTTTTAACCCCAGCTTGTTAATCTTGTAGGGACATTAATGTAAATCTACCACATTGTGTGCTGCTTGTGTAGTTGTGTGTAGGACCCCTTGGTACCAGCCTTACATGATGATAGGTTGTGAACATTACATAGTCAAGAGGGCAACAAAAGGACGTTTCCTTTTTTTGTGACTTTATATTCAAACTGCTTGTGTAGTTAACATCAATGGTTACAGTGTCATGATATAAGTTGCTCTTCTCTTTGTTTTGTTTGGGTTTATTTGTGTAACTCCAGAACAAAATACAGTCTTTTAAATCATCATTTGGCGTTTTGGCATTATGCTTTTGGTTCACCTGAGATTTTGACTCTGATTGTATCTTTCTCATTTATAAATTATTGACTAAACTCTTGTATTCTCCTTAGATAAAATATCAAATACCAAGATTGTTTTGTGGTGTTCTAGAGCTGTGATTGAGCAGATTAGAAATATAAATAGTCTTAAAAGCAAACAAAAAAAGAAGCCATGCATTTGTTATAAATTAGAAGTTTGATTGTGACAGAATCCAACGTTTCTCTAAGTCAACATAAGACATTAGTAAGAAGTGTAAGAAAACAGTTTATATCTTCGTTAAAATGTTCATTTTCTAGTAATAGATTAGATTACAGACGTTAGTATATTTTTTACTCTTTATTCTTTCTTTGTAATAACTCCTATCATGTTTTTTCTGCCATTGGATTTGTTATATGTGTCTCCATCTTTCTGCAATAAATATTCATGAGCTCTCTACACTTCTTGGTGGGTCAGGGCTACATTGAAGAAGCTGGACATATCTTTTCGGTAAACCCAAAAGATACTCATCCTGTGCATTTGAGGGATAATATCACAGTATGATGACCCAGAAGGCAAGGTAAAATCTTGGTTCTTGTCTTTCTATATAGTAGTTTTTTCTTTGCATTTATGGCTTGATTCTTCTCCCCTTGTGTGGTTTTCTTGTGGGATTTGTTTTTTTCTACACTGAATCTTAAAGGTTGCATTCTTGTGGTCCTCAATACTTATTGCTTTCTGTTTAATCAAAAAAACCAATCTCAACCTCTAATGATCTGTTACTATTAGTAAAAAGTTTTTTTTTTTCCTTTCTCTGGCACATTTGTTTGCAACCGTTGGGTGTGAATATCTTCTTGTTTTTAATCTTTGTGTGTGTTTGGGGGCAGAAATGGATCTCAAGATGTTCCCAAGAAGGTGTCTCCTCGAGCTGCTCGGCCACTGAAGATACCAGCGCTAGAGCCTGACTCCTCTTCATCTCCTGTCTCAGCTAATAGCAGAACACCAAAGGATAAAAGCCCAAAAGTTTCAGACCGTAGGTCTCCACGCAGCCCTGTCTCCGAGGTATGAGCCTCTTGTACTAAAGCTTGTTTCAGATTCAATCTAAGGGTCTTGAAAATGATTTAATAGATTCTCTTTTATTTGCTTGATCCAAAACAAACCGTTCCATCATAACATGTTTCTGTATTGACTTTGGGGCCTATAGCATTTAGTTTGGAGTAGTTGAGAGATGAAAATGCAGCTAGTCTGTTCCATAACACTGCCATGCTTGTTTGTTAACAGAAAAAGAGGCCAAGCAGAATAACGGAGCTTGAATCGCTAGTCTCTCAGCTTCAAGAGGAGCTGAAGAAGGCGAAAGATCAAGTAACAGTGTCTGAGACAGCAAAGAAGCAAGCAGAGGAAGAAACAGAAGAGTCCAAGAAAGAGCTACAAGAAGTTTCCTCTAAGCTCCAGGAGACTCAGAACCAGTCTTTGGAAGTTTCAGCCTTGGAGGAATGTGATTTGGAGTTTGATGAAAGGAGAGGATTGGCTGTTGTTGTTCAGGAGATCAGACAACTCAAGCTTCAGATCGAGATGGTGGCTTCTTCTGAAGCTGGTCATGTGAAACAGGCGGAGCTGCGTAACTCGGAGATTCACCTTCTGAGGGGAAACTTAATGGACACACTTTTCTTAGTCGAGAATTTTAGGGACCAGCTTAAGGACTGTGATGTGTCAGAGGCTGAAACCGAGGCTTTAGCCACTGAAACTCTTAGGCAACTGGAGAATGCTAAAAAGGCAGTAGAGGAACTGAAGTCAGATGGCGCAAAAGCAGTTGAAAGCTATAAGAAGATGGCTGCAGAGCTTGAACAGACAAAAGCTAGAATGGGATGGCTTGAAGGTGTTGTGACTAAACTTCATGCCAATCCAGAGGTTTTGGAAAACAATGAAACTTTGCTTAAAGACTATGAACAAGTATCTTCCTTGAGATGTGAGGTAGAGAGACTGAGAGCAGCTCTAGAAGCTTCTGAACAAAAAGACCAAGAGGGGAACGTAGAGGCTTCTTCTCGGTTAAGGATACAAGCTGAACTCCAGTCTGAATTGAAGATAGCTAACTCCGAGATAGACGAGCTAAAGGCGAGGCTGGTAGACAAGGAAACGGAACTACAGTTTGTTTCAGAGGAGAAAGATAACCTATACTCAAAACTGATGAAGAGCCAGAAGGAGACAGATGTTGAAGCTGAGCTGAAGCAACTAAGGGAGGAGATGGAGAACCTGAAGGCGGACATGATGGATAAAGAGACAGAACTCCAGATAGTTTCAGACGAGAACGAGACGCTGAAGTCAGATATCCACAAGAGGGAGAGAGATGTACAAGACGCGCTGGTGAAGTTAGGGATTGCAATGGAAGAGGCTGACAAGAGTAGCAAGAGAGCGGTTAGAGTCGCCGAGCAGCTAGATGCAACTCAAGCGTCAAACTCAGAGATGGAGACAGAACTCAGGAAGCTCAAAGTTCAGTCAAACCAATGGAGAAAAGCTGCTGAAGCAGCTACCTCCATGCTTTCTGCTGGAAACAATAATGGGAAGTTCGGTGAGAATTGTGATCAGACGAACTCTCCTTACCCTGAGGATGTTGATGATGAAATGGCAAAGAAGAAAAATGGGAATGTGCTCAAGAAGATTGGTGTTTTGTGGAAGAAGCCTCAGAAATAGCTGGAGAATGACTAATATAATAATAAGAGCAACTCCTGGTGACTCTGGTATTGATGTTAATTAGTAGTTTGAACTATGTTCTGGAAGAAAAAAAACACTCGTTCAAAAGATTTGAGCTATGGTAATTTTATGTTTAAGTAAGTATTCAGGAGGGAGACTGTTAATTCTGTTATTGTTGCATGTTAACATCAAAGGCAGCAAAGCCTCGGGCTCAATTAGCAGGAACGAAATTATCACTTGGGCCTAAAATAAGGCCCATAGCGGCTTCTGTAACGGAGAGAGGAATATTCGGAGTATTAACCAAAGGCCGTGTAGTTTAAATAAGACCCAACCACAACAGTGATGTTGTTTGAGGTTACAATTACATAGAGAGGTCTCGAGTCTTAAGAGGAAGGTATGTAATAGTAGAAATGAGAATAATGTGGAAGTATTTTCTGATTCAGATGCTAGATTATGACACAATTTCATTAACCCGACACTCTGATTAGGTTTTTAACCACTAAAACCAACCATAGATACAGTAATTAGAGATCAAATTCACAAAGACCGAAATTATAATACAATTCTACGAGATTAGAGTTTAGTCAGAACAAAAGAGTGTTTGTTTTTGTAACCAAATTGAATAAATACAATTTATCATGGTAAAAAGACAGTTTCCTGACACTAGGTTACTTCCAGGTAAATACTAAAAACACATTTTTTATATGGTTCATAATCGGTCACAGTTTATTAGCACACAAATGTCAGTTGATGTTTGGATCTTCTCCGAAAATTCATCATCTTCAACACCTATATTAACTTGTTCCAATCCATAACCAAGCTCGGTATGTAAACATAGTGTAATTGGCATATTTGATTCATTAATTTAAGTGCATATATAATATTAATAATACGTAATGCGTGTTGCTACATGCATACACAAACGCGTGTTTCTGTATGTAAAGCAAACTACCAACCAACTAAGATATGTTTCTATTCATTTAAAAC
This genomic interval from Brassica oleracea var. oleracea cultivar TO1000 chromosome C2, BOL, whole genome shotgun sequence contains the following:
- the LOC106327890 gene encoding interactor of constitutive active ROPs 3-like, producing MMTQKARNGSQDVPKKVSPRAARPLKIPALEPDSSSSPVSANSRTPKDKSPKVSDRRSPRSPVSEKKRPSRITELESLVSQLQEELKKAKDQVTVSETAKKQAEEETEESKKELQEVSSKLQETQNQSLEVSALEECDLEFDERRGLAVVVQEIRQLKLQIEMVASSEAGHVKQAELRNSEIHLLRGNLMDTLFLVENFRDQLKDCDVSEAETEALATETLRQLENAKKAVEELKSDGAKAVESYKKMAAELEQTKARMGWLEGVVTKLHANPEVLENNETLLKDYEQVSSLRCEVERLRAALEASEQKDQEGNVEASSRLRIQAELQSELKIANSEIDELKARLVDKETELQFVSEEKDNLYSKLMKSQKETDVEAELKQLREEMENLKADMMDKETELQIVSDENETLKSDIHKRERDVQDALVKLGIAMEEADKSSKRAVRVAEQLDATQASNSEMETELRKLKVQSNQWRKAAEAATSMLSAGNNNGKFGENCDQTNSPYPEDVDDEMAKKKNGNVLKKIGVLWKKPQK